The sequence below is a genomic window from Candidatus Nanopelagicales bacterium.
TTCCTCGCGGCGATCCGAGCGGTGGACGACGTCGCGCTGGAGGCCGAGGACATGGACCATCACCCCGACATCGACATCCGCTGGCGCACCGTGCGCTTCACCCTCCGCACCCACGCGCAGGACGGGGTGACGCAGCTCGACGTCGAGCTCGCACACCGGATCGACGAGATCGTCCGGAGGCACGACGGTGAGTGACGGGACCCGGCCAGGTCGCCGGGGGCTCCGCACGGCCGGGCCCCAGCATGAGCCGCACGACGCGGTCGCGCTGGCCGAGCGCACCAACCGGATCCGCGCGGCGGTGCTCGGTGCCAACGACGGGATCGTCTCGACCGCGGGTCTGGTCCTCGGCGTGGCCGGCGCCACCACCTCGACCCCGGCGATCCTCACCGCCGGCCTCGCCGGGCTGGTGGCGGGTGCCCTGTCGATGGCGGCCGGGGAGTACGTGTCCGTGAGCTCCCAGCGCGACACGGAGGCCGCGGCCGTCGACCGGGAGAAGGTCGAGCTGGCCACCGACCCGGACGGCGAGCTGGCCGAACTGGCCGACCTCTACCAGCAGCGTGGCCTGTCGCCCGAACTGGCCCACGAGGTGGCTGAGGAGCTGACCCGGCGGGACGCGCTGGCCGCGCACTCCGAGGTGGAGCTGGGCATCGACCCGGGAGAGTACGTCAACCCGTGGAACGCCGCGGTGTCGTCGCTGCTGTCGTTCACCGCGGGGGCCCTACTCCCGCTGCTCGCGATGGCGTTCGTCCCGCAGCCCCTGCGAGTGCTGGTCACCTTCGTCGCGGTCCTGGCGGCGCTGACCCTGACGGGGTACGTCAGCGCGCGGCTCGGCGGGGCCCGACCCTGGCGCGCGGTGGCGCGCAACGTCGGCGGCGGAGCGTTCGCGATGATCGTGACGTTCGCGGTCGGCCGGCTGATCGGGAACTGGGTCTGACCGCGACCTAGCCTGGTGCGATGCGCGGGCTGCTGATTCTGCACGGCTGGACCAACGTCCGGCCGGCCGGCCACTGGCAGCGGTTGCTCGCGGCCGCCGCCCGGGCCCGGGGCGACTGCGTGCTGTACCCGCAGTTCCCCGACCCGGACCTGCCCGTCCTGGCGGACTGGCTGGACCTGCTCGCCGCCGAACTCCACCAGCTCGACGAGGCCGGGGTGACCGAGCGGGTCGTCGTCGCCCACTCGCTGGGCTGCCTGACCTGGCTGCACGCCTGCGCCCAGGAGATCGTCCCCACATCGGTGGACCGGGTGCTGCTGGTGGCCCCTGCCGCCCCCGCGCTCCTGGACGAGATCCCGGACTTCCGTCTGGACCCCGCGGACCCGGGTGTGGGGTCCGCGCTGCGCGCGGCGAGCCGCTCGGCGCTCCTGGTGGGTAGCGACGCAGATCCGTGGACCCCGGCAGGGCTGCACGCGACGTTCGGGGCGCCACTCGGGATCCCGTCCGTGGTCATCCCCGGTGGCGGCCACCTGGCCCTGTCCGACGGCTGGGGTCCCTGGCAGGGCGTCATCGACTGGGTCGCAGACCCGTCCGCGGACCTGACCGTGCGCTGACTGGGCACGTCGACGCCCACAGATGTGAGCCCAGTGGTTGCTACCCGCACCCGATCGGCCCCGGAGACGACCACTGGGCTCACATCTGCGTGATGCGCTGCGCCGACGACCGGGGCCGCGCGGTCCGCGGGCTCGGTCTACACGTTGAAGCGGAACTCCACGACGTCGCCGTCCTGCATGACGTAGTCCTTGCCCTCCATCCGAGCCTTGCCCCGCGCCCTGACCTCCGCCATCGACCCCGCGTCGACCAGGTCGTCGAACGACACGACCTCGGCCTTGATGAAGCCCTTCTGGAAGTCGGTGTGGATGACCCCGGCGGCCTCCGGGGCGGTGGCGCCCTTGCGGATCGTCCAGGCCCGGGCCTCCTTGGGCCCTGCGGTCAGGTAGGTCTGCAGCCCCAGGGTGTCGAACCCGACCCGGGCGAGGGCGTTGAGACCGGACTCGTCCTGGCCGACCGACTGCAGCAGCTCCAGCGCCTCGTCGTCGGGGAGCTCCGCCAGTTCCGCCTCGAGCTTCGCGTCCAGGAACACGGCCTCGGCGGGGGCCACCAGCTCGCGGATCCGGGCCTTGAACGCCTCGTCGCCGAGTTCCTCCTCGTCGACGTTGATGACGTACAGGAACGGCTTGGCCGTCAACAGGAACAGCTCGCGCAGCGGCTCGGGGTCGAGGCCGGACGCGAAGAGCGTGGTCCCCCCGTCGAGCACCTCTCGGGCCTCCTCCGCCGCGGCGAGGGCACCGGCCCGGTCCTTGGCCATCCGCGCCTCCTTCTGCAGCCGCGGGATCGCCTTGTCGAGGGTCTGCAGGTCGGCCAGAATCAGCTCGGTGTTGATGGTCGCCATGTCCTCCTCGGCGGCCACGCGGCCCTCGACGTGGACGACGTCGGGGTCGGTGAACGCGCGCAGGACCTGGCAGATGGCGTCGGACTCCCGGATGTTGGCGAGGAATTTGTTGCCCAGCCCGGCTCCCTCGCTGGCGCCGCGCACCAGGCCCGCGATGTCCACGAACGAGACCGTGGCCGGGATGATGCGCTCGGACCCGAAGATCCCCGCGAGCACTGCCAGCCGGGGGTCGGGAACGCCCACGACGCCGACGTTGGGCTCGATCGTCGCGAACGGGTAGTTGGCCGCCAGCACCTCGTTCTTGGTCAGCGCGTTGAACAGCGTGGACTTGCCGACGTTGGGGAGACCGACGATGCCGATGGTGAGAGCCACGGGGCGCCATCCTAGGTCCGCGAGCGGGGTGCTCAGGCACGGGCGAGAGGCCGCGACGCCGTGACGGCACGCCTGGTCCGCGCGGGGTCCCGGGCGTTGTCAGACCCCCCGGGCATGCTCGGGGTATGGACACCACCGGGCTGCTCCCGCTCCTCCTCGCTGTCGCCCTCGCGCTGCTCGCCGCCGCAGCGGGAGGGGCCGTGGGTATGCGGCTGGGGAGGCGGTCCGCGACCGCCGAGGCCGAGCCGCGGCTGGCCGCGCTGCAGGCGACGCTGGAGGCCGAGCGGCGGGCCGCGGACGAGCGGGCGGCGCACGCGCGCGCCGAGGTGGCGCGCCGCGACGAGGTGGGCGCCCTGGTCGCACCCGTGGCCGGTTCGCTGCAGGCGTTGGAGGACCGGGTCGCCGCTGCGGAGCGGGCCCGGCTGACGGCCCAGGCCGAGCTGGCCGAGCAGGTACGCGGCCTGGCGACCGGGACCGAGGCCGTCCGGCGCGAGGCCGGTCGCCTGGTCACGGCCCTGGGCCGCAGCGAGGTACGCGGGCGGTGGGGCGAGATGCAGCTGCGCCGGCTGGTCGAGGTGTCCGGGCTGCTGGCGCACGTGCACTTCGTCGAGCAGGACACCCGGCGCTCGGACGACGGGGCGGTGCGCCCGGACCTGGTGGTGCACCTGGCCGACGACAAGCAGGTGGTCGTGGACGCGAAGGTGTCCCTGCACGCCTTCCTCGACGCCGAGGCGGCCGAGGACGAGGCCGGCCGCACCGAGGCCCTGGCCCGGCACGCCGCCGAGGTGTCCTCTCACGTGGACCGGCTGGCGTCGAAGGAGTACTGGCGGGCGTACGAGGGCACGCCGGAGTTCGTCGTGCTGTTCCTGCCGGCGGAGTCGCTGCTGGGTGCCGCGCTGGCCCAGGACCCGTCGCTGCTGGACCGGGCGTTCTCGCGGGGCGTGGTGCTGGCCACGCCGACCACGCTGCTCGCGCTGCTGCGCACCGTGGACCACGGCTGGCGGCAGGACGCGGTGGCGCGCAACGCGCGGGAGATCCACGAGCTGGGCCGGGAGCTGCACGCCCGGCTGGCCACCATGGGCGGCCACCTGTCCCGGCTCGGCACCGCGCTGGACGGGGCGGTCGGGCAGTACAACCGCACCGTCGCCTCGCTCGAGGGCCGGGTGCTGGTGTCGGCGCGACGGTTCACCGACCTTCGGGTGGCCAGCGAGCCGCTGCCGGAGATGGCCCAGGTGGAGCGGGTCGCCCGCCGGCCCCAGGCCCCCGAGCTCGGGCCGGAGGGTGCGGACGCGGTGGCGGTGGTCGCGACCGAGGAGGCGACGGGGGATGCGCATCCGGGCGCGACGGAGGACCCGCTCGCGGACCAGCCCGCCGACGCGGAGGCGGACGCAGCCGTGGCGGAGGCGGCGGGCTGGGGGGCCTCGGGCGCGCCCCGATCGGATGCGCGCGCCGGCTGACGTACCGTTTCCCCCCGTGAGCACGCAGCGGCCCGAGGACGAGGGCCCCGTCGGGGCGTCGGGTCGGCCGACCCACGACCCGATGTTCGAGGACCCGTCCGACACCCCGCCCGTGCTGGACCCCACCTGGCGCGAGCCACGACCGGCGACCGGGTCCGTCCGCACCTCGGGGGCAGCCGCGCCCTCCGCCCCGGCTCAGGACCGACCCGCGACCCCGGCACCGGCCCCCGCAGCCGCGCCCGAACCGGACCCGGACCCGGAACCGGAACCCATGCCGGAGCCCGTACCCGCGCCAGAGCCGGAGCCGGAGCCGCACGCGGCGGCGCAGCCCGAGCCGGAGCGGGTCCGGATCCTGGAGCCGGAGTCCGCACCGCCGGAGCCGAAGCCGGACGCGACGGCGCAGCCCGAGCCGGTCGTCGGGGGGCAGCACGAGGCGGACCCGGCCGCCGCGCCTGAGCCACTCGCCGCTACCCCACCGGCAGCCGAGCACGCACCCGCGGATCACGCCCCGCCCGGTGATGCCGAGCCGGCCGCCGCGGCCTACCCGGCCAATGCCGCGGACGCGGGCGCAGGGACGGGTCGGGAGGGTCGGCTGTACCGGTCGGTCGGGGCGGAGGGGGCCGCCGCGGTGGCGGCCACCCCGGCGCTGTCCGCGGACGCGCTTGCCACGCTGCGCTCGGTGGCCCGCCGGACCGGCGACGATCAGCGCCCGGTCATCAGCATCAGCTCCGGCACGGTCGCCGCCGGCGCCGCCGCACCGGCCGCGGGTGCCGCGGTCGGTGCCTGGGACGACCGGGTCGCAGACCCGGCCATGCCCGGCGACGCGGCACCCGGCCCCGCCGCACCGCCGGCGGCCGGGACGTCGGCGGGTGCGGCCGCCGGAGCCGACGCAGGCACTGCGGGATCCCTGGCGACGGAGGGGCACATGCACGCCGGCGGCGGCCTCACGGCCACCGGGGTCTGGGTCGTGGTGGTCGGGGTCACCGTCATGGTGGGGTTCGCCGACGCGCTCATCACCGGAGAACTGCGGTGGATCACCGGGCTGGGACTGCTCGCCTCGACGGTCTACGCCGCCCTGCTGGTGCGGCCGATGGACCTGTGGGTCGCGGTCATCGCGCCGCCGCTGGCGTTCCTGGCCGCGACCCTGACCGCGGGCCAGCTCACGGTCTCCGGCGGCGGCAGCCTGCTCACCCGGGAGGCGCTGCTGGTGTTCGAGTCGCTGTCCTTCAACGCCCCGTGGATCCTCGGCTCCACCGCCCTCGCGCTGGTGATCGTCTGGATCCGCCGGCGCCGCTACAAGAAGTCCGGCATCTACCAGCCGTAGCCGCGGTAGCGCCCAGCCGGCCCCGGCCGATCGGTCCGTACCGGCCGCTCAGTCCTTGCCGGCGGCCTTGAGGTCGCGGCGCAGCTCCGGCGGCAGCGAGAACACCAGCCGCTCCTCCACGGCGTCGACCTCCTCGAGGTCGTCGTAGCCGCGCTCGGCCAGCCACTCCAGCACGCCCCGGACCAGGACCTCCGGGACCGACGCGCCGCTGGTGACGCCCACCGTCCCCGCGTCCGCGATCCAGGCCTCGTCCATCTCATCGGCGGTGTCCACGCGGTACGCCGTCCGGGCGCCCGCCTCCAGCCCGACCTCGACCAACCGGACCGAGTTCGACGAGTTACCGGAGCCCACGACGATGAGGACGTCGCAGCGCGGGGCGATCACCTTGACCGCCGCTTGGCGGTTCTGGGTGGCGTAGCAGATGTCGTCGCTGGGCGGGTCGATCAGCTGCGGCACCCGCGCCTTGAGCCGTGCCACCGTCTCCAGCGTCTCGTCGACCGACAGCGTGGTCTGCGACAGCCAGGCGACCTTCTCGTCCGGGCCGATCTCGATCTCGTCGGCGTGCGAGGGGCCGTCCACCAGGGTGATGTGCTCGGGCGCCTCGCCGGTGGTGCCGATGACCTCCTCGTGGCCCTCGTGCCCGATGAGGAGGATCCGGTAACCGTCGTGCGCGAACCGGCGGGCCTCGGAGTGCACCTTGCTCACCAGCGGGCAGGTGGCGTCGATGGTCTTGAGGTTGCGCGCATCGGCCTCGTCGTGCACGACCGGGGCCACCCCGTGCGCGGAGAAGACGACGACCGAGCCCTCCGGGACCTCGTCGGTCTCCTCAACGAAGACCGCGCCCCGCTTCGTCAGCACGTCGACCACGTACTTGTTGTGCACGATCTCCTTGCGCACGTACACCGGCGCGCCGTACAGCTCCAACGCCTTCTCGACGGTGACCACGGCGCGGTCGACACCCGCGCAGTAGCCGCGGGGCGCGGCGAGCAGGACCTTGCGACCGGTGGGCATGCGGCCATCGTAAGTGCGCCCGGCGAGAGCCGCCCCCGGGCGCAGGCTGCGTACGCTCCCCCGCGTGGGCCTCGACACATCACCCGAGCACCCGGCCGCGGTCCGCACCGTCGCGCAGGGGATCGCCGGCTGGGTCGCCCGGCTGGGGCAGGTCTGGGTCGACGGGCAGGTGGCCCAGCTGTCCCGCCGCCCCGGCGCCCCCACCGTGTGGATCACGCTGCGCGACACCGATGCGGACATGTCGCTGACCGTGGTGACCCGGAGCGCGGTGGTGGACGCGGTCTCGCCGCCGCTGGCCGAGGGCCAGCGTGTCGTGCTGCTCGCGAAGCCGGAGTTCTGGACCGGTCGCGGCCAGCTGCAGCTGCGGGCCAGCGAGATCCGGCCGGTGGGACTCGGGGCGCTGCTCGCCGAGTTGGAGCGGCTCAAGGGGCTGCTGGCCGCGGAGGGCCTGTTCGCGGCCGAGCGCAAGCGGCCGCTGCCGTTCCTGCCCCGCCGGGTGGGCCTGGTGTGCGGTCGCAACAGCGCCGCCATGCGCGACGTGCTGGTCAACGCCCGGGCGCGCTGGCCCGCGGTCGACTTCGAGGTCCGCGAGGTGGCGGTCCAGGGGGTCCAGGCGGTCAGTCAGGTGGTCGCCGCGTTGCAGGAGCTCGACGCGCTGCCCGACGTCGACGTGGTGATCGTCACCCGGGGGGGCGGGGGCGTCGAGGACCTACTGCCGTTCAGCAACGAGGCCCTGGTACGCGCGGTCGCCGCCTGCCGGACCCCGGTCGTCAGCGCCATCGGCCACGAGCAGGACACGCCGCTGGTCGACCTCGTCGCCGACCTGCGCGCCTCCACGCCGACCGATGCCGCCAAGCGAGTAGTGCCCGACCACCGCGAGGAGACCGAGCGGATCGCCAGCGGCCTGGCCCGGGTGCGCCGGGCGTGGGCGCAGCGGGTCGCCGGGGAGGAGCGCTGGCTGGCGGACGTACGGCGGCGTCCGGCGCTGTCCGACCCGGACAGCCTGCTCGCGTCCCGGCGGTCCGACGTCGAGGGGCTCGCCCAGCGGGCGCTGCGCGCGGTGGACGTACGGGTGGACCGGGCTGTGGACGACCTCGAGCACGTCCGGGCCCGGGTCCGCGCCCTGTCTCCTGCCGCGACGCTGGACCGCGGGTATGCCGTCGTGCAGACCGAGGCCGGCGCGGTGGTCCGGGACCCCGCCCAGGTGGAGACCGGGGACGACGTACGGATCCGGGTGTCCGGCGGCGCGTTCGGCGCGCGGCGGACCTAGGGTTCCTGCCGTGACCGCGACCCCCGCCGACGCCCTGCCGGGCGGCCCCGAGCCCGAGGCACTCAGCTACGAGCAGGCCCGCGACGCCCTGGCGGCCGTGGTGCAGCGGCTGGAGTCCGGCGCGGGGACGCTGGAGGAGTCGCTGGCGCTGTGGGAGCGCGGCGAGGCCCTCGCCTCGGTCTGCCAGCGCTGGCTGGACGGCGCGCGGGCCCGGATCGACGCCGCCCGCGCTACCGCCACGGCCGCCGAGCGGCCCCCAGCGGGGACCGCAGACCCCGAGGACGAGGCCCCCTTCTAGTCCCGCAGAGGACGGGGTGAGCAGAACGGGGGCGGAGCGGGGCGGATGGCTCAGGCGGTGACAGCGGGCTCCGCGAGCGAGCCGGCGACCCGCTCCAGCAGGTCCCAGTCCACCGTGCCGGAGACCACGACGGTGACGCCGTCGACCACCGTCACCAGCGAGCGCCGCTGGGCGTCCGGCGACTCGTACCGCTGCCAGGTCGTGCCGTCCACGTCGGACTCCCCGGCGGGTCGGCCGTCGGCGGTCTGCTCCTCGACGTAGCTCGACCGGTCGGTGGCCGACTGGGCGACCTGCAGGTACTGGTCGTCCGGGGTGACGTATCCCAGGTGCCAGGCCGGGTCGGGGTCGGACTCCTCGGTCGGCTCCCACCGGGCACTGGTCACCCGCCACCCGTCGCCGAGGCCGGCGGGCACGAGCACCGGGTACTCCGCCTCCGACTGAGCCCGGATCAGGACCGGGCCGTAGTCCACGGCCTTGACCGCCTCCGGCTGCGGCCGCCAGGTCACCAGCAGCAGCAGGCCGACCACGACGAGGACGACCAGCATCGACCGGACCATGTCGCTCACGGTCCGGCTCGCCCGCGGTCTGCCCTCGCTCACCGGGCCATGGTCCCTGACCGGCGCCCCTCGCGCCCGACGGGGGTCGCCGACCCGTGCCGCGGGCAGCAGGCCCCTAGGCCGGGTAGACCTCCACCTCGGCCGCCTTCACGGTCGCCCACAGCCGGGAGCCCGGGGCCAGCTCCAGGGCCGCCACTGCCCCCGGGGTCACGTCGGCCGCGAGCGGGGTGGGGCCCGCCAGCGACACGCGGACCAGGTCGCCATGGCGCTGCAGGTCCGCGACGTCGACCTGCAGCACGTTGCGCGCGCTGCCCTCGGGGGGCTGCCGGTGCAGGGTGACCGCGCGCGGGGGGAAGCACAGCAGCACGGACCCCTGCGCGGAGTGGTCGCCGATCCACCGGGTGCCGTCCCCCAGCACCACCGACCCGCCGGCGGCGTCGCCGCGCAGCAGGTTCAGGCCCAGCACCCGCGCGGCGTAGTCGGTCCTCGGCCGCCGCACCAGCTCCGCCGGGGTGGTGTCGTCGGACACCCGCCCGTCCTCGACCACGAGCACCCGGCGGGCCAGCACGAACGCGTCCAGCGGGTCGTGCGTCACCACCAGCACCGGCGGTCCCGCAGCCGCGAGATGGTCGCGCAGCACGGTCCGGACGTCGGAGCGCGCGGCCACGTCCAGCGAGGCCAACGGCTCGTCCAGCAGGAGCAGCCGGGGCCGGGTGGCCAGCGCGCGGGCGAGCGCGACCCGCTGTGCCTGCCCCCCGGACAGCGTCCGGGGGCGACGCTCGGCCAGCTCGGCCAGGCCCACCCGCCCCAGCCACTCCAGTGCCTCGGTCCGCGCCACCGCGCGGCCCTCCCCCCGCATCCGCGGCCCGAAGGCCACGTTGTCCGCCACGGTCAGGTGCGGGAACAGCAGGTGGTCCTGGAACACCATCCCGACGGCGCGGCGGTCCGGCGGTGCGAACACGCCGCGGTCCGGCTCGTCCCACGGCTGCCCGTCGACGCGGACGAAGCCCGACGCCAGCGGCACCAGCCCGGCCAGCGCCCGCAGCAGCGTGCTCTTGCCCGCTCCGTTGGGGCCGAGCACGGCCACGACCTCGCCGGGCGCGACCCGCACGTCCGCTTCCAGCCGGAAGTCGCTGCGCTGCAACCGGATGTGGGCCACCAGCCCGGGTTCGGCACCGCCATCCGCGGTCACCGGAACGCACCCGCCGACGCCCAGCGGCCGCGGAGCGCGACCAGGACGGTCACGGACACCACGAGCAGGACGAGGCTGAGAGCGAAAGCCGCGTCGGGGTCGGTGTCCAGCGCGAGGTAGACGGCCAGCGGCATGGTCTGGGTGCGCCCAGGTACGTTGCCCGCGAAGGTGATCGTCGCACCGAACTCGCCCAGCGCACGGGCCCAGCACAGCACCGTGCCCGCCACCAGCGCCGGGGCCACCATCGGCACGGTCACCCGCCGGAACACCCGCCACGGCGACGCACCCAGGGTCGCCGCGGCCTCCTCGTAGCGCGGGTCGGCCGAGCGCAGCGCGCCCTCCACGGTGATCACCAGGAACGGCATCGCCACGAACGCCTCCGCGAGCACCACCGCCCAGGCGGTGAAGGGCAGCGAGAAGCCGGTGAGCTCGTACAGCGGACCGCCGACGACCCCGCGTCGGCCGAAGGCGAGCAGCAGCGCCACTCCCCCGACGACGGGCGGCAGCACCAGCGGCAACAACACCAGCGCGCGCACCAGGCCGCGACCGCGGAACGGCACCCGGGCCAGCACCCACGCCAGCGGCAGCCCCAGGACGAGCGACAGCGCGGTCGCTGCCGTGGCGGTGAGGACCGACAGCCGCAGGGCCTCCACCACGGCGGGCTCGGTGAGCAGGTCCGGCAGGGAGGACCACGGTGCCCGCAGCAGCAGGCCCACGAGCGGGACGAGGAGGAACGCGACCGCCAGCACCGCCGGGACGGACAGCAGCCAGGGCGGTCGCGCCCGCGTCTCCCGCCGTACCCGCGTCCCGCTGACGTCGGTGCTGGTGCCGGTGCCGAGGGACGCGCTCACGGCGACCCGAATCCCGCGGCGGCCAGCGCCGCGCGCCCCTGCTCGGACAGCACCAGGTCCACGAAGTCGGCGGCCGCGTCCGGGTCGGCCGCCTCCGCCAGCGCCGCGATCGGG
It includes:
- a CDS encoding 4a-hydroxytetrahydrobiopterin dehydratase; amino-acid sequence: MARRLDAAEVDRQLVSLPSWRGDVTALHREARMPDFLAAIRAVDDVALEAEDMDHHPDIDIRWRTVRFTLRTHAQDGVTQLDVELAHRIDEIVRRHDGE
- a CDS encoding VIT family protein; the protein is MSDGTRPGRRGLRTAGPQHEPHDAVALAERTNRIRAAVLGANDGIVSTAGLVLGVAGATTSTPAILTAGLAGLVAGALSMAAGEYVSVSSQRDTEAAAVDREKVELATDPDGELAELADLYQQRGLSPELAHEVAEELTRRDALAAHSEVELGIDPGEYVNPWNAAVSSLLSFTAGALLPLLAMAFVPQPLRVLVTFVAVLAALTLTGYVSARLGGARPWRAVARNVGGGAFAMIVTFAVGRLIGNWV
- a CDS encoding alpha/beta hydrolase, with protein sequence MRGLLILHGWTNVRPAGHWQRLLAAAARARGDCVLYPQFPDPDLPVLADWLDLLAAELHQLDEAGVTERVVVAHSLGCLTWLHACAQEIVPTSVDRVLLVAPAAPALLDEIPDFRLDPADPGVGSALRAASRSALLVGSDADPWTPAGLHATFGAPLGIPSVVIPGGGHLALSDGWGPWQGVIDWVADPSADLTVR
- the ychF gene encoding redox-regulated ATPase YchF, with the protein product MALTIGIVGLPNVGKSTLFNALTKNEVLAANYPFATIEPNVGVVGVPDPRLAVLAGIFGSERIIPATVSFVDIAGLVRGASEGAGLGNKFLANIRESDAICQVLRAFTDPDVVHVEGRVAAEEDMATINTELILADLQTLDKAIPRLQKEARMAKDRAGALAAAEEAREVLDGGTTLFASGLDPEPLRELFLLTAKPFLYVINVDEEELGDEAFKARIRELVAPAEAVFLDAKLEAELAELPDDEALELLQSVGQDESGLNALARVGFDTLGLQTYLTAGPKEARAWTIRKGATAPEAAGVIHTDFQKGFIKAEVVSFDDLVDAGSMAEVRARGKARMEGKDYVMQDGDVVEFRFNV
- a CDS encoding DNA recombination protein RmuC, translating into MDTTGLLPLLLAVALALLAAAAGGAVGMRLGRRSATAEAEPRLAALQATLEAERRAADERAAHARAEVARRDEVGALVAPVAGSLQALEDRVAAAERARLTAQAELAEQVRGLATGTEAVRREAGRLVTALGRSEVRGRWGEMQLRRLVEVSGLLAHVHFVEQDTRRSDDGAVRPDLVVHLADDKQVVVDAKVSLHAFLDAEAAEDEAGRTEALARHAAEVSSHVDRLASKEYWRAYEGTPEFVVLFLPAESLLGAALAQDPSLLDRAFSRGVVLATPTTLLALLRTVDHGWRQDAVARNAREIHELGRELHARLATMGGHLSRLGTALDGAVGQYNRTVASLEGRVLVSARRFTDLRVASEPLPEMAQVERVARRPQAPELGPEGADAVAVVATEEATGDAHPGATEDPLADQPADAEADAAVAEAAGWGASGAPRSDARAG
- a CDS encoding DUF6542 domain-containing protein, translating into MSTQRPEDEGPVGASGRPTHDPMFEDPSDTPPVLDPTWREPRPATGSVRTSGAAAPSAPAQDRPATPAPAPAAAPEPDPDPEPEPMPEPVPAPEPEPEPHAAAQPEPERVRILEPESAPPEPKPDATAQPEPVVGGQHEADPAAAPEPLAATPPAAEHAPADHAPPGDAEPAAAAYPANAADAGAGTGREGRLYRSVGAEGAAAVAATPALSADALATLRSVARRTGDDQRPVISISSGTVAAGAAAPAAGAAVGAWDDRVADPAMPGDAAPGPAAPPAAGTSAGAAAGADAGTAGSLATEGHMHAGGGLTATGVWVVVVGVTVMVGFADALITGELRWITGLGLLASTVYAALLVRPMDLWVAVIAPPLAFLAATLTAGQLTVSGGGSLLTREALLVFESLSFNAPWILGSTALALVIVWIRRRRYKKSGIYQP
- a CDS encoding 4-hydroxy-3-methylbut-2-enyl diphosphate reductase, with translation MPTGRKVLLAAPRGYCAGVDRAVVTVEKALELYGAPVYVRKEIVHNKYVVDVLTKRGAVFVEETDEVPEGSVVVFSAHGVAPVVHDEADARNLKTIDATCPLVSKVHSEARRFAHDGYRILLIGHEGHEEVIGTTGEAPEHITLVDGPSHADEIEIGPDEKVAWLSQTTLSVDETLETVARLKARVPQLIDPPSDDICYATQNRQAAVKVIAPRCDVLIVVGSGNSSNSVRLVEVGLEAGARTAYRVDTADEMDEAWIADAGTVGVTSGASVPEVLVRGVLEWLAERGYDDLEEVDAVEERLVFSLPPELRRDLKAAGKD
- the xseA gene encoding exodeoxyribonuclease VII large subunit codes for the protein MGLDTSPEHPAAVRTVAQGIAGWVARLGQVWVDGQVAQLSRRPGAPTVWITLRDTDADMSLTVVTRSAVVDAVSPPLAEGQRVVLLAKPEFWTGRGQLQLRASEIRPVGLGALLAELERLKGLLAAEGLFAAERKRPLPFLPRRVGLVCGRNSAAMRDVLVNARARWPAVDFEVREVAVQGVQAVSQVVAALQELDALPDVDVVIVTRGGGGVEDLLPFSNEALVRAVAACRTPVVSAIGHEQDTPLVDLVADLRASTPTDAAKRVVPDHREETERIASGLARVRRAWAQRVAGEERWLADVRRRPALSDPDSLLASRRSDVEGLAQRALRAVDVRVDRAVDDLEHVRARVRALSPAATLDRGYAVVQTEAGAVVRDPAQVETGDDVRIRVSGGAFGARRT
- a CDS encoding exodeoxyribonuclease VII small subunit — protein: MTATPADALPGGPEPEALSYEQARDALAAVVQRLESGAGTLEESLALWERGEALASVCQRWLDGARARIDAARATATAAERPPAGTADPEDEAPF
- a CDS encoding DUF4245 domain-containing protein; protein product: MSEGRPRASRTVSDMVRSMLVVLVVVGLLLLVTWRPQPEAVKAVDYGPVLIRAQSEAEYPVLVPAGLGDGWRVTSARWEPTEESDPDPAWHLGYVTPDDQYLQVAQSATDRSSYVEEQTADGRPAGESDVDGTTWQRYESPDAQRRSLVTVVDGVTVVVSGTVDWDLLERVAGSLAEPAVTA
- a CDS encoding ABC transporter ATP-binding protein, producing the protein MTADGGAEPGLVAHIRLQRSDFRLEADVRVAPGEVVAVLGPNGAGKSTLLRALAGLVPLASGFVRVDGQPWDEPDRGVFAPPDRRAVGMVFQDHLLFPHLTVADNVAFGPRMRGEGRAVARTEALEWLGRVGLAELAERRPRTLSGGQAQRVALARALATRPRLLLLDEPLASLDVAARSDVRTVLRDHLAAAGPPVLVVTHDPLDAFVLARRVLVVEDGRVSDDTTPAELVRRPRTDYAARVLGLNLLRGDAAGGSVVLGDGTRWIGDHSAQGSVLLCFPPRAVTLHRQPPEGSARNVLQVDVADLQRHGDLVRVSLAGPTPLAADVTPGAVAALELAPGSRLWATVKAAEVEVYPA
- a CDS encoding ABC transporter permease, whose amino-acid sequence is MSASLGTGTSTDVSGTRVRRETRARPPWLLSVPAVLAVAFLLVPLVGLLLRAPWSSLPDLLTEPAVVEALRLSVLTATAATALSLVLGLPLAWVLARVPFRGRGLVRALVLLPLVLPPVVGGVALLLAFGRRGVVGGPLYELTGFSLPFTAWAVVLAEAFVAMPFLVITVEGALRSADPRYEEAAATLGASPWRVFRRVTVPMVAPALVAGTVLCWARALGEFGATITFAGNVPGRTQTMPLAVYLALDTDPDAAFALSLVLLVVSVTVLVALRGRWASAGAFR